From the genome of Miscanthus floridulus cultivar M001 chromosome 10, ASM1932011v1, whole genome shotgun sequence, one region includes:
- the LOC136489772 gene encoding uncharacterized protein, with protein sequence MDRQLNIAQCNDREKVLYASGQLQGSALNWWESFHAAHAHPNLITWQEFSTAFRNYHIPAGLIDLKLKEFLALKQGPMSVTEYRDQFTQLSRYAPEEVANPARKQRLFMGGLRNNIQIQLLSNVYPDFQTLVDRALVIENKLDEMGDLKRKKKERNFDRNTRSLGDKNPLEVL encoded by the coding sequence ATGGACAGGCAGCTTAACATAGCTCAGTGTAATGACCGGGAGAAGGTTCTCTATGCTTCCGGACAATTGCAAGGTTCTGCCTTGAATTGGTGGGAGTCATTCCATGCTGCACATGCTCACCCCAACTTGATCACCTGGCAAGAGTTTAGCACTGCCTTTAGGAACTACCACATACCTGCCGGATTGATTGACCTCAAGCTGAAGGAGTTTCTCGCTCTGAAGCAAGGCCCAATGAGTGTGACTGAGTATCGTGATCAGTTCACACAGCTGTCCCGCTATGCCCCTGAGGAAGTCGCCAATCCAGCTAGGAAGCAAAGACTCTTCATGGGAGGACTCAGGAATAACATCCAGATCCAATTGCTCTCCAATGTTTACCCAGATTTTCAGACCTTAGTAGACAGAGCTTTGGTCATTGAAAACAAGCTCGATGAGATGGGTGActtgaaaaggaagaagaaggaacgcAACTTTGACCGCAACACTCGCTCCCTAGGTGACAAGAATCCCCTAGAAGTACTATGA